From the Desulforamulus hydrothermalis Lam5 = DSM 18033 genome, one window contains:
- the ffh gene encoding signal recognition particle protein has translation MFKGLGERLDEIFKSLKGKGRLTEEDVNQAMREVKMALLEADVNFKVVKEFVAQVKERAVGQDVLASLSPAQQVIKIVKDELTELLGGTQAKINMAAKPPTIIMLVGLQGAGKTTTAGKLAKLLSKQGRRPLLVAADIYRPAAIKQLQVLGEQLQIPVFSLGQENPVKIAQAAVDQAGSTGKDVVIIDTAGRLHINEELMGELAEIKTAVKPHEILLVVDAMTGQEAVNVADTFNRKLGLDGIIMTKLDGDARGGAALSVRKVTGTPIKFAGMGEKLDALEPFHPDRMADRILGMGDVLTLIEKAQANFDAEQAAKLNKKIRQADFNLEDFLEQLQQVKKLGPLEQILGMIPGMNKLTKQLKDQQLDGKELAQVEAIIYSMTPWERQHPEKIDGSRKKRIARGSGTRVQDVNQLLKQFEQTRKMMKQLSNMTKGGKKSKIKLPFFQ, from the coding sequence ATGTTTAAAGGATTGGGCGAACGCCTGGATGAAATTTTTAAATCTCTCAAGGGTAAAGGACGCCTTACAGAAGAAGATGTTAATCAGGCAATGCGGGAAGTAAAGATGGCCCTGCTGGAAGCTGATGTTAACTTTAAGGTGGTTAAAGAATTTGTTGCCCAAGTTAAAGAAAGGGCGGTTGGTCAGGATGTTCTGGCAAGTCTCAGTCCTGCCCAACAAGTTATAAAAATTGTTAAAGATGAGTTGACAGAGTTGTTAGGCGGTACCCAGGCCAAAATTAATATGGCCGCCAAACCGCCCACCATCATCATGCTGGTAGGTTTGCAGGGGGCAGGAAAAACTACTACCGCCGGTAAACTGGCCAAGCTGTTAAGCAAGCAGGGACGCCGGCCTTTGCTGGTGGCAGCGGATATTTATCGGCCGGCAGCAATTAAACAATTGCAAGTGCTGGGTGAACAACTGCAAATACCGGTTTTTAGCCTGGGTCAGGAAAATCCCGTTAAAATTGCTCAGGCAGCGGTGGATCAAGCCGGCAGTACCGGTAAGGATGTTGTGATTATTGATACAGCCGGTCGTTTGCACATTAATGAAGAGTTAATGGGCGAACTGGCAGAGATAAAAACTGCTGTTAAACCGCATGAGATCTTGCTGGTGGTGGATGCCATGACCGGTCAGGAAGCGGTTAACGTGGCGGATACCTTTAACCGGAAGCTGGGTCTGGACGGTATTATCATGACCAAACTGGACGGTGACGCCAGGGGCGGTGCTGCTCTGTCGGTGCGCAAGGTAACCGGAACGCCCATTAAATTTGCCGGCATGGGCGAGAAATTAGATGCTTTGGAACCCTTCCACCCGGACAGAATGGCCGATCGCATTTTGGGCATGGGGGATGTATTAACCCTGATTGAAAAGGCCCAGGCCAATTTTGATGCCGAGCAGGCGGCCAAGTTGAATAAAAAAATACGCCAGGCTGATTTTAACCTGGAAGATTTTTTGGAGCAGTTGCAACAGGTTAAAAAATTAGGCCCCCTGGAACAAATTCTCGGTATGATTCCAGGCATGAACAAGTTGACCAAGCAGCTGAAAGACCAGCAACTGGACGGCAAAGAATTGGCCCAGGTGGAGGCAATTATTTATTCCATGACTCCGTGGGAACGCCAGCATCCGGAAAAAATTGACGGCAGCCGTAAAAAACGCATTGCCCGGGGCAGCGGCACCCGGGTGCAGGATGTCAATCAGCTGTTGAAACAGTTTGAACAAACCCGCAAAATGATGAAACAACTGTCTAATATGACCAAGGGAGGCAAGAAGAGCAAAATTAAATTGCCTTTCTTTCAATAA
- the ylxM gene encoding YlxM family DNA-binding protein has protein sequence MKEFHKINLLYDFYGSLLTERQQNFIQLYYGEDLSLGEIAEQFEVTRQAVHDTIKRAEQILQNYEEKLGLVGKFSQEYKSIEKALNCLTGYQAGQKPEGLAESIQILQSILQNRQEF, from the coding sequence TTGAAAGAGTTTCACAAGATAAACCTTCTCTATGATTTTTATGGCAGCTTGCTCACCGAGCGACAGCAGAATTTTATTCAGTTGTATTACGGGGAAGATTTATCTTTGGGGGAAATTGCCGAACAGTTTGAGGTAACCCGCCAGGCTGTCCATGATACCATTAAGCGAGCGGAACAAATCCTGCAAAACTATGAAGAAAAGCTGGGCCTGGTTGGTAAATTCAGCCAGGAGTATAAATCAATAGAAAAAGCATTAAATTGCTTAACAGGTTATCAGGCCGGGCAAAAACCGGAGGGGCTGGCCGAATCTATACAAATACTGCAATCGATCCTGCAAAACAGGCAGGAGTTCTAA